Proteins co-encoded in one Vibrio fortis genomic window:
- the oppC gene encoding oligopeptide ABC transporter permease OppC, which yields MLKKKENLEAIEKFSENLEIEGRSLWQDARIRFMRNKAAMVSLFILTLMVLAVIFLPMLAQYTYDDTDWYAMHVGPNADHWFGTDSLGRDLYVRTLIGGRISLMVGVMGAFVAVLIGTLYGAASGFIGGRTDRVMMRILEILYAVPFMFLVIVLVTFFGRNIVLIFVAIGAIAWLDMARIVRGQTLSLRSKEFIEAAHVCGVSKWKIITRHIVPNVLGIVAVYSTLLIPSMILTESFLSFLGLGVQEPMTSWGALLQEGSQTMEVAIWQLAFPAAFMVVTLFCFNYVGDGLRDALDPKDR from the coding sequence ATGTTGAAGAAAAAAGAAAATTTAGAAGCGATCGAAAAGTTCTCTGAGAACTTAGAAATTGAAGGTCGTAGTTTGTGGCAAGATGCGCGTATTCGTTTTATGCGTAACAAAGCTGCAATGGTGAGCTTGTTTATTCTGACACTGATGGTATTGGCGGTTATCTTCCTACCAATGCTGGCTCAATACACTTATGACGATACTGACTGGTACGCAATGCACGTTGGTCCAAATGCTGACCACTGGTTTGGTACTGATAGCTTAGGTCGTGACCTTTACGTACGTACTCTTATCGGTGGCCGTATCTCACTTATGGTAGGTGTGATGGGTGCCTTCGTAGCGGTATTGATTGGTACGCTTTACGGTGCAGCTTCAGGCTTCATCGGTGGTCGTACTGACCGAGTGATGATGCGTATCCTTGAGATCTTGTACGCGGTTCCATTCATGTTCCTAGTTATCGTACTAGTAACGTTCTTTGGTCGTAATATTGTACTTATCTTCGTCGCGATCGGTGCGATTGCTTGGCTTGATATGGCGCGTATTGTACGTGGTCAAACGTTGAGCCTACGTAGTAAGGAGTTCATTGAAGCTGCTCACGTATGTGGTGTAAGCAAATGGAAGATCATTACACGTCACATCGTTCCAAACGTATTGGGTATTGTAGCCGTTTACTCAACTCTACTTATCCCAAGTATGATCCTGACGGAATCATTCCTATCTTTCCTTGGTCTTGGTGTTCAAGAGCCTATGACAAGCTGGGGCGCATTGCTTCAAGAAGGTTCGCAGACAATGGAAGTTGCTATCTGGCAACTGGCATTCCCTGCAGCATTCATGGTAGTTACGCTGTTCTGCTTTAACTATGTAGGTGATGGCCTGCGCGACGCGCTTGATCCAAAAGACAGATAA
- the oppB gene encoding oligopeptide ABC transporter permease OppB, with product MLKFIMKRIFEAIPTMLVLITISFFLMRFAPGNPFSSERPLPPEVMANIEAKYGLDKPVFEQYTTYLTNILQGDFGPSFKYQDYTVNELIAVALPVSAKVGFVAFIFTLIMGVSVGTIAALKHNTWIDYTIMSTAMLGVVMPSFVLAPALIYLFSLHWNIFPAGGWHGGTFIYIVLPVIAMSLLYVATFARITRGSMIETLNSNFIRTARAKGLSYRYIILKHALKPAMLPVVSYMGPAFVGIITGSVVVETIFGLPGIGKLFVNAAFNRDYSLVMGVTILIGFLFILFNAIVDILLAVIDPKIRY from the coding sequence ATGCTTAAATTCATTATGAAAAGGATATTTGAAGCGATCCCAACAATGTTGGTGTTGATCACTATATCTTTCTTTCTTATGCGTTTCGCACCGGGTAACCCGTTTTCAAGCGAGCGTCCATTACCGCCAGAAGTTATGGCGAACATCGAAGCTAAATACGGTTTAGATAAACCAGTATTTGAGCAATACACAACATACTTAACGAATATCCTACAAGGCGACTTCGGTCCTTCGTTCAAGTACCAAGATTACACAGTAAATGAGCTGATCGCAGTAGCACTACCTGTGTCTGCAAAGGTTGGTTTCGTTGCCTTTATCTTTACGCTGATAATGGGGGTATCGGTCGGAACCATTGCCGCCTTGAAGCACAATACCTGGATCGACTACACCATAATGTCGACCGCCATGCTCGGGGTTGTAATGCCATCCTTCGTACTGGCACCCGCTCTAATTTACCTATTCTCGCTCCACTGGAACATCTTCCCAGCAGGTGGCTGGCATGGTGGTACCTTTATTTACATCGTCCTACCTGTAATCGCAATGTCGCTTCTTTACGTTGCAACGTTTGCTCGTATTACCCGTGGTAGCATGATCGAAACTCTTAACAGTAACTTTATCCGTACCGCTCGTGCTAAGGGTCTAAGCTACCGTTACATCATTCTAAAACATGCACTTAAGCCTGCAATGTTGCCTGTTGTTTCGTACATGGGTCCAGCATTCGTAGGTATCATCACAGGTTCGGTGGTTGTTGAAACCATCTTCGGCCTACCAGGTATCGGTAAGCTGTTCGTGAACGCTGCGTTTAACCGTGACTACTCGTTAGTAATGGGTGTAACCATTTTGATTGGTTTCCTATTCATCTTATTCAACGCAATTGTTGATATTTTGCTAGCGGTTATTGACCCGAAAATTCGCTACTAA